From a single Acetonema longum DSM 6540 genomic region:
- a CDS encoding manganese efflux pump has protein sequence MNILYVIFLALAVSLDSFVAGATYGIRQIRMPAVALTVVGVITMICTGVAMLLAEGFGNFIDPHVAAIIGAVLLLCIGLFSIFQEYLTRNVGPYAPDSSQKITIRIGKLLIHIMADPEAVDFDRSKSISVSEAMMLGLALGLDNMVATFAACLLGILPLYTPIVMGMIQALLILLGIHAAIRFMPDRIKKKFPYFSGAMLVLMGIVRLVK, from the coding sequence ATGAATATCTTGTATGTTATATTCCTGGCCCTGGCCGTGAGCCTTGACTCGTTTGTCGCCGGAGCTACCTACGGCATCCGGCAGATTCGTATGCCCGCCGTGGCTTTGACTGTTGTCGGCGTTATAACCATGATCTGCACAGGCGTCGCGATGCTTCTGGCAGAAGGATTCGGTAATTTTATCGACCCGCACGTTGCGGCAATCATTGGCGCCGTACTGTTGCTTTGCATCGGGTTATTCAGCATCTTTCAGGAATACCTGACGCGAAATGTGGGTCCTTATGCTCCGGACTCTTCGCAGAAAATAACGATTCGCATCGGAAAATTGCTGATCCATATTATGGCTGACCCTGAAGCGGTAGACTTTGACCGTTCAAAATCCATCAGTGTCAGCGAAGCCATGATGCTGGGGCTGGCCTTGGGATTAGACAATATGGTGGCAACCTTTGCCGCCTGTTTATTAGGGATTCTGCCTCTATACACACCTATTGTCATGGGGATGATTCAGGCGCTTCTGATTCTGTTAGGGATTCATGCCGCCATCCGTTTTATGCCGGATAGAATCAAAAAGAAATTCCCCTATTTTTCCGGTGCGATGCTGGTACTGATGGGAATTGTGAGGCTGGTTAAATAA
- a CDS encoding methyl-accepting chemotaxis protein, which produces MMILQEFFHVLPIVKELVRGDITMAVCDREKYIFSLINPKINTGVQAGMPLKPGTAIVRAIDEGRVVYMRGDREIFGVPYIGAAAPIFSQEGQVVGAVAFVESVDVQDAMTHLASELSTAITTIASTMEEVSAQTQEVAVANKALVKLSYDSGIRVQETKRVLDMIKNVAGQTNLLGLNAAIEAARVGEQGRGFAVVANEIRNLADSSAASVQKIADIIKSIQSDSQNNQEKLVNIDEMTSQIAEAINHVAEAVQAVRATASKLDDVAESLKSQN; this is translated from the coding sequence ATGATGATTTTGCAAGAATTCTTTCACGTACTGCCGATTGTCAAGGAACTTGTCCGCGGCGACATCACGATGGCGGTATGCGACCGGGAAAAGTATATATTCAGTCTGATCAATCCTAAAATTAATACCGGTGTTCAGGCAGGAATGCCGCTGAAACCCGGGACGGCCATCGTCAGGGCAATAGACGAAGGAAGAGTCGTCTATATGCGCGGCGACAGAGAAATTTTCGGTGTGCCTTACATCGGAGCGGCAGCCCCGATATTTTCGCAAGAGGGTCAGGTCGTAGGGGCGGTAGCTTTCGTTGAATCGGTAGATGTTCAAGATGCCATGACCCATTTGGCATCGGAGTTATCAACGGCAATTACTACCATTGCCAGCACTATGGAAGAGGTGTCGGCTCAGACACAGGAAGTAGCGGTTGCCAATAAGGCGCTTGTAAAACTATCTTACGACTCCGGGATTAGAGTCCAGGAGACAAAACGAGTACTGGATATGATAAAAAACGTCGCTGGGCAAACTAATTTGCTTGGTCTCAACGCCGCCATAGAGGCCGCGCGTGTAGGCGAGCAAGGTCGAGGGTTCGCGGTGGTGGCCAATGAGATTAGAAACCTTGCCGACAGTTCGGCGGCATCAGTCCAAAAAATAGCCGATATCATAAAAAGCATTCAGTCCGACAGCCAGAATAATCAAGAGAAATTGGTGAATATCGACGAGATGACTTCGCAGATTGCCGAGGCCATCAATCACGTGGCGGAAGCGGTGCAGGCCGTCAGGGCGACGGCTTCCAAGCTGGATGATGTGGCGGAAAGCTTGAAGTCCCAAAATTAG